From one Conyzicola nivalis genomic stretch:
- a CDS encoding DEAD/DEAH box helicase: MAEQGQRQRRQSSTGGSSGSSSARRSTQQRRARGGDDAGVIPVLARAAREVETAVQKGPLKPANRARFQVAALLLREERARVKKDPALTEAERSNEQKRLDGLAGILAKTAARDTSLIAMLAEDAPVTAAAKALRRDLLLAAGVELSPDELIITTEPKPVDKTVEKQVVPQSVRQMQMSNPFLAPDFSALQPKPVQVNRLANWELIEPLFRAFEYGAGGGAASMQLPEAQGLTTPGGIELMRHQARFVEEVKHGHRTFLLADEPGLGKTAQALLAASVSGSYPLLVVVPNVVKTNWAREVELWTPSRTATVVHGDGKDVDAFSDVVIVNYEVLDRHVGWLSRFGFKGMVVDEAHFIKNLKSERSKNVLALSRSIRAAQPRALMMALTGTPLINDIDDFRAIWQFLGWIDDKKPLSPLMDKLEDTGLTPADFGFFPEARQAVIDMGIVRRKKVDVAADIPARRVADIPVELDDDLGRTIRAAEAALTARLLTTYRRVRALKPDAEVDDLVRVVAHAELEESKGAKTGDNVFTMVRKIGQAKAGLAADYTAQLARNVGKVVFFAKHIDVMDAAEAHFAKVGLTSVSIRGDQSPKARQAAIDAFSNDPDVSVVVASLTAAGVGLNLQAASNVVLAELSWTSAEQTQAIDRVHRIGQALPVTAWRIIAAHTIDARIAELIDSKAGLAARALDGSDEEITAESNIQLQALMSLLHDALDD; the protein is encoded by the coding sequence ATGGCCGAACAGGGCCAGCGCCAACGGCGCCAAAGCAGCACCGGCGGATCATCCGGCTCGTCGTCCGCGAGGCGTTCCACCCAGCAGCGCCGGGCGCGCGGCGGCGACGACGCCGGCGTGATCCCCGTGCTCGCGCGCGCCGCTCGCGAGGTCGAGACCGCCGTGCAGAAGGGGCCGCTCAAGCCGGCCAACCGCGCGAGGTTCCAGGTCGCGGCACTGCTGCTGCGCGAGGAACGAGCCCGCGTCAAGAAAGACCCGGCCCTCACCGAGGCCGAACGCTCGAACGAGCAGAAGCGTCTCGACGGTCTGGCCGGCATCCTGGCCAAGACCGCCGCGCGCGACACCAGCCTCATCGCCATGCTCGCCGAGGACGCCCCGGTCACCGCCGCCGCGAAGGCGCTGCGTCGCGACCTGCTGCTCGCCGCGGGTGTCGAGCTCAGCCCCGACGAACTCATTATCACCACCGAGCCGAAGCCGGTCGACAAGACCGTCGAGAAGCAGGTGGTCCCGCAGTCCGTGCGCCAGATGCAGATGTCGAACCCGTTCCTCGCGCCCGACTTCAGCGCTCTGCAGCCCAAGCCCGTGCAGGTGAACCGCCTCGCTAACTGGGAGCTCATCGAGCCGCTCTTCCGCGCCTTCGAATACGGCGCGGGCGGGGGAGCGGCCAGCATGCAGCTTCCCGAGGCCCAGGGTCTCACAACCCCCGGCGGCATCGAGTTGATGCGCCACCAGGCCCGTTTCGTCGAAGAGGTCAAGCACGGCCATCGCACCTTCCTGCTCGCCGACGAGCCCGGTCTCGGAAAGACGGCACAGGCCCTGCTGGCCGCATCCGTCTCAGGCTCCTACCCCCTCCTCGTCGTCGTCCCGAACGTCGTCAAGACCAACTGGGCCCGCGAGGTCGAACTCTGGACCCCGTCGCGCACCGCCACGGTCGTGCACGGCGACGGCAAAGACGTCGACGCCTTCAGCGACGTCGTCATCGTGAACTACGAGGTGCTCGACCGCCACGTCGGCTGGCTCAGCCGCTTCGGCTTCAAGGGCATGGTCGTCGACGAGGCGCACTTCATCAAGAACCTCAAGAGCGAGCGCAGCAAGAACGTGCTCGCGCTCAGCCGCAGCATCCGGGCCGCGCAGCCCCGCGCGCTCATGATGGCGCTCACCGGTACGCCGCTCATCAACGACATCGACGACTTCCGCGCCATCTGGCAGTTCCTCGGCTGGATCGACGACAAGAAGCCGCTCTCGCCGCTCATGGACAAGCTCGAAGACACCGGGCTCACCCCGGCCGACTTCGGCTTCTTCCCCGAGGCACGGCAGGCCGTCATCGACATGGGAATCGTGCGTCGCAAGAAGGTGGATGTCGCGGCCGACATCCCCGCGCGTCGCGTCGCCGACATCCCGGTCGAACTCGACGACGACCTCGGACGCACCATCCGTGCCGCCGAGGCCGCGCTCACCGCGCGCCTCCTGACCACCTACCGCCGCGTGCGCGCCCTCAAACCCGATGCCGAGGTCGACGACCTCGTCCGCGTCGTCGCGCACGCCGAACTCGAGGAGTCGAAGGGCGCGAAGACCGGCGACAACGTGTTCACCATGGTGCGCAAGATCGGCCAGGCCAAGGCGGGTCTCGCCGCCGACTACACGGCACAGCTGGCCCGCAACGTGGGCAAGGTGGTGTTCTTCGCGAAACACATCGATGTGATGGATGCCGCGGAGGCACACTTTGCGAAGGTGGGTCTCACGAGCGTCTCCATCCGCGGAGACCAGTCGCCCAAGGCGCGCCAGGCCGCGATCGACGCGTTCTCGAACGACCCCGACGTCTCCGTCGTCGTCGCCTCGCTCACCGCGGCCGGCGTCGGACTCAACCTGCAGGCGGCGTCGAACGTCGTGCTCGCCGAGCTCAGCTGGACGAGCGCCGAGCAGACCCAGGCCATCGACCGCGTGCACCGCATCGGTCAGGCCCTGCCCGTGACCGCCTGGCGCATCATCGCCGCGCACACGATCGACGCGCGCATCGCCGAGCTGATCGACTCGAAGGCCGGACTGGCAGCGCGTGCGCTCGACGGTTCCGACGAGGAGATCACGGCCGAGTCGAACATCCAGCTGCAGGCGCTGATGAGCCTGCTGCACGACGCGCTCGACGACTAG
- a CDS encoding stealth family protein produces the protein MSKNLEAAKSGRADVTAVPSSWPRTLSRGDVVLHKGQLSLINDQLTPHESMIADLLFVKRVLDDAGLEYLLVRGNDERPVIAVDWKQRSVLQDALAVAMATEPFYAKTVDPNAGPALFIADGRLSTDDKARVFRLFRPRVEPLGRLRYGASTGIQLELWSFTETEIIAPVENSLTRTVIPRSELVESTVERYGTVWRTAEPMFNRLASDITFDIDIVFSWVDGTDLEFQRARARRMQSYVVGEGDDHEARFRQIDELRYALRSVYVFAPWIRRIFIATDSPTPHWLADHPKVTVVRSEEFFSDPSVLPTHNSQAVESQLHHIPGLAEHFLYSNDDMFFGRPVTPDMFFSPGGITRFIEAETRIGLGTSAPERSGFENAARVNRNVLFERFGVTITRHLEHSAAPLRKSVLAELEREFPEEFKRTAANAFRNRADISVTNSLYHYYALVTGRAVAQTDARVRYVDTTTRAGLKMMESLIKKRSFDMFCLNDGSFPEVDGEVRSDAVKAFLNRYFPIVAPWEKKASEIDSQAG, from the coding sequence GTGAGCAAAAACCTTGAGGCCGCCAAGAGCGGCCGCGCAGACGTCACGGCGGTTCCTTCGTCGTGGCCTCGCACGCTGTCGCGCGGCGACGTCGTTCTGCACAAGGGCCAGCTCTCGCTGATCAACGACCAGCTCACGCCGCACGAGTCGATGATCGCCGACCTGCTGTTCGTCAAGCGTGTTCTGGATGACGCGGGGCTCGAGTACCTGCTCGTGCGCGGCAACGACGAGCGCCCGGTGATCGCCGTCGACTGGAAACAGCGTTCCGTCCTGCAGGACGCGCTCGCCGTCGCCATGGCGACCGAACCCTTCTACGCCAAGACCGTCGACCCGAACGCCGGCCCCGCCCTCTTCATCGCCGACGGACGGCTGTCCACCGACGACAAGGCGCGGGTGTTCCGCCTGTTCCGCCCGAGGGTCGAGCCGCTCGGCCGGCTGCGCTACGGCGCCTCCACGGGCATCCAGCTCGAACTCTGGTCGTTCACCGAAACCGAGATCATCGCGCCGGTCGAGAACTCGCTCACCCGCACCGTGATCCCGCGCTCCGAACTCGTCGAGTCGACGGTGGAGCGCTACGGTACCGTCTGGCGCACCGCCGAGCCGATGTTCAACCGGCTCGCCTCCGACATCACCTTCGACATCGACATCGTCTTCTCCTGGGTCGACGGCACCGACCTCGAGTTCCAGCGTGCCAGGGCCAGGCGCATGCAGAGTTACGTCGTTGGCGAGGGCGACGACCACGAGGCCCGTTTCCGCCAGATCGACGAGCTGCGCTACGCACTGCGCTCCGTCTACGTCTTCGCGCCGTGGATCCGCCGCATCTTCATCGCCACCGACTCGCCGACCCCGCACTGGCTCGCCGACCATCCCAAGGTCACCGTCGTGCGCAGCGAGGAGTTCTTCTCCGACCCCTCGGTGCTGCCGACCCACAACTCGCAGGCCGTCGAGAGCCAGCTGCACCACATTCCCGGGCTGGCCGAGCACTTCCTCTACTCCAACGACGACATGTTCTTCGGCCGTCCGGTAACCCCCGACATGTTCTTCTCCCCTGGCGGCATCACCCGTTTCATCGAGGCGGAGACCCGCATCGGCCTCGGAACGAGCGCGCCCGAGCGAAGCGGCTTCGAGAACGCCGCGCGCGTCAACCGCAACGTGCTGTTCGAGCGGTTCGGTGTCACGATCACGCGCCACCTCGAGCACTCCGCCGCACCGCTGCGCAAGAGCGTGCTCGCCGAACTCGAGCGCGAGTTCCCCGAGGAGTTCAAGCGCACCGCGGCCAACGCGTTCCGCAACCGCGCCGACATCTCGGTGACGAACTCGCTCTACCACTACTACGCGCTCGTCACCGGTCGGGCGGTCGCGCAGACCGACGCCAGGGTCAGGTACGTCGACACCACGACGCGCGCCGGGCTGAAGATGATGGAGAGCCTCATCAAGAAGCGCTCGTTCGACATGTTCTGCCTCAACGACGGAAGCTTCCCCGAGGTCGACGGCGAAGTGCGCAGCGACGCCGTCAAGGCGTTCCTCAACCGCTACTTCCCGATCGTGGCCCCGTGGGAGAAGAAGGCGTCCGAGATCGACAGCCAGGCGGGCTGA
- a CDS encoding DUF6804 family protein: MSASYPTPQFRRTALAPGILGALVLLAGIALIGSDAFTIIRFAVCALALIVSVFAWQARMWWWIIGLGPIALLWNPVFPVELDDNTWLTVEYVAALVFIAAGILIKIRNPEDRNRR; the protein is encoded by the coding sequence ATGAGCGCCTCGTACCCCACTCCCCAGTTCCGTCGCACGGCGCTCGCACCCGGCATCCTCGGCGCCCTCGTGCTGCTGGCCGGCATCGCGCTCATCGGCTCCGACGCGTTCACCATCATTCGTTTCGCGGTCTGCGCCCTGGCCCTGATCGTGAGCGTCTTCGCCTGGCAGGCCAGGATGTGGTGGTGGATCATCGGGCTCGGGCCGATCGCGCTGCTCTGGAACCCGGTCTTCCCGGTCGAACTCGACGACAACACCTGGCTCACCGTGGAATACGTCGCCGCCCTCGTCTTCATCGCCGCGGGCATCCTGATCAAGATCCGCAACCCCGAAGACCGCAATCGGCGCTGA
- a CDS encoding M20/M25/M40 family metallo-hydrolase produces the protein MTTRSAADERSLARFRALVRIPTVSRLDGSQTDLAQFDLFVNTLPELYPALHGALEREFVDGHSMLYRWAGSEPDGDPTVLMAHYDVVPAAEEGWTLPPFAAEIVTGGGAHGGDLLWGRGTLDDKGALVSILEAVEARVLEGFRPRHDVYLSFGHNEETTGAGAAAIVDELERRGIRPALVLDEGGAVVEGIFPGVAKPSAVVGVSEKGITSLTLTVRQQGGHASTPPRLTATGRLARAIVRLDAKPFPARFSPTNLEMISTLGAHATGPLKWVFGNLWLTRPLLLRLFARLGDETNAMVRTTQAVTQLGGSQAANALAERATATVNVRVAVGSSVADAVAHVRSAIGDDAVQIEVEHPSEPSPVSPTTGPAWNLLARTIEQSFEGVVVTPYIQLGASDSRHFTRISRHVYRFSPFEMTAEQRGTLHAVNERIDVDTWLRGVRFYERLLGAL, from the coding sequence ATGACCACGCGAAGCGCCGCGGACGAGCGTTCCCTAGCGAGATTCCGCGCCCTCGTGCGCATCCCTACGGTGTCGAGGCTCGACGGTTCGCAGACCGACCTGGCCCAGTTCGACCTCTTCGTGAACACGCTCCCCGAGCTGTATCCGGCACTGCACGGCGCGCTCGAACGCGAATTCGTCGACGGCCACTCGATGCTGTACCGCTGGGCCGGGAGCGAACCCGACGGCGACCCGACCGTGCTGATGGCCCACTACGACGTGGTGCCCGCCGCCGAGGAGGGGTGGACACTGCCGCCGTTCGCGGCGGAGATCGTGACGGGCGGGGGCGCGCACGGCGGCGACCTCCTCTGGGGCAGGGGAACCCTCGACGACAAGGGTGCCCTCGTCAGCATCCTCGAGGCGGTGGAGGCGCGCGTGCTCGAGGGTTTCCGCCCCCGGCACGACGTGTACCTGAGCTTCGGCCACAATGAGGAGACGACGGGCGCCGGGGCCGCCGCGATCGTCGACGAGCTCGAACGACGCGGCATCCGGCCCGCGCTCGTGCTCGACGAGGGCGGCGCCGTGGTCGAGGGCATCTTCCCCGGGGTCGCAAAACCGAGCGCGGTGGTCGGAGTGAGCGAGAAGGGCATCACCTCGCTCACCCTGACCGTGCGGCAGCAGGGCGGCCACGCCTCGACTCCCCCGCGGCTCACCGCGACCGGGCGGCTGGCCCGCGCGATCGTGCGGCTGGATGCGAAGCCGTTTCCCGCGCGGTTCTCCCCCACCAACCTCGAGATGATCTCGACGCTCGGCGCGCACGCGACCGGACCGCTGAAGTGGGTGTTCGGCAACCTCTGGCTCACCCGGCCGCTGCTGCTGCGTCTGTTCGCGCGGCTCGGCGACGAGACGAACGCGATGGTGCGCACCACGCAGGCGGTCACGCAACTGGGCGGCAGCCAGGCCGCCAACGCGCTCGCCGAGCGCGCGACGGCGACCGTCAACGTCCGTGTCGCCGTCGGCTCGTCGGTGGCCGACGCTGTCGCGCACGTGCGCTCGGCGATCGGCGACGACGCGGTGCAGATCGAGGTCGAGCATCCGAGCGAACCGTCGCCGGTCTCGCCGACGACGGGACCGGCCTGGAACCTGCTGGCGCGCACGATCGAGCAGAGTTTCGAGGGCGTGGTGGTGACCCCATACATCCAGCTCGGCGCGAGCGACAGCAGGCACTTCACGCGCATCAGCCGTCACGTCTACCGGTTCAGCCCGTTCGAGATGACGGCGGAACAGCGCGGCACGCTGCACGCCGTGAACGAGCGCATCGACGTCGACACCTGGCTGCGCGGCGTGCGCTTCTACGAGCGGTTGCTCGGTGCGCTCTGA
- a CDS encoding phosphodiesterase produces MSLRTAEYPRPDHFILHLSDTHFVGEGQLYGSVESERNLAQLFDEVEASGGRPEAIVITGDLADKGEPAAYEQLRAIVEPAAGRLGAQVVWVMGNHDDRGAFRDGLLDQGHLGIEQKSAPVDRVYDVNGLRIISLDSTVPGHHYGEITGAQLDWLAEELSVPSRDGTILALHHPPIPSVLDLAVLVELRDQPGLAEVLRGSDVRSIIAGHLHYSSTASFAGIPVSVASATCYTQDLNVPVGGTRARNGAQAFNLIHVFQDTVLHSVVPIGSYAPVSYVTAEETAAILRREGVRIAPAASSGVDEETVLTVPADIISAVRLEKAALIK; encoded by the coding sequence ATGAGCCTCCGAACGGCAGAGTATCCTCGGCCGGACCACTTCATTCTCCACCTCAGCGACACGCACTTCGTGGGCGAAGGGCAGCTCTACGGATCCGTCGAGAGTGAGCGCAATCTGGCGCAGCTCTTCGACGAGGTAGAGGCGTCAGGGGGTCGACCCGAAGCCATCGTCATCACGGGCGACCTCGCCGACAAGGGCGAACCGGCCGCGTACGAGCAGCTGCGCGCGATCGTCGAACCGGCGGCCGGACGGCTCGGCGCCCAGGTGGTGTGGGTGATGGGCAACCACGACGACCGCGGGGCCTTCCGCGACGGGCTGCTCGACCAGGGCCACCTCGGGATCGAGCAGAAGTCGGCACCGGTCGACCGCGTCTACGACGTAAACGGCCTGCGCATCATCTCGCTCGACTCCACCGTGCCCGGCCATCACTACGGCGAGATCACCGGCGCCCAGCTCGACTGGCTCGCCGAGGAACTCAGCGTACCCTCCCGCGACGGCACGATCCTCGCCCTGCACCACCCGCCGATCCCGAGCGTGCTCGACCTCGCCGTTCTCGTGGAACTGCGCGACCAGCCCGGGCTCGCCGAGGTGCTGCGCGGCTCGGACGTGCGCAGCATCATCGCCGGCCACCTGCACTACTCGTCGACGGCCTCGTTCGCCGGGATCCCCGTCTCGGTCGCCTCGGCCACCTGCTACACGCAGGACCTGAACGTGCCCGTCGGCGGCACGCGCGCCCGCAACGGAGCGCAGGCGTTCAACCTGATCCACGTGTTCCAGGACACCGTGCTGCACTCGGTCGTACCGATCGGGTCGTACGCGCCCGTGAGCTACGTGACCGCGGAGGAGACGGCCGCGATCCTGCGCCGCGAGGGCGTGCGCATCGCGCCCGCCGCCTCGAGCGGTGTGGACGAGGAGACCGTTCTCACCGTGCCGGCCGACATCATCAGCGCCGTGCGGCTCGAAAAGGCCGCGCTGATCAAGTAG
- a CDS encoding SDR family oxidoreductase produces MAKRVLVTGASGYVGGRLVPRLLDAGYDVRVAVRNPQRLRDYPWADRVEIVKADLTVAGEVTAAVEGVDVLYYLVHAMGAGGDFEKSESLAATTVATAAKNAGVSRIVYLGGLHPDGPLSPHLRSRAEVGRILLDSGVPTAALQAGTVIGSGSASFEMIRHLTEVLPYMPAPKWVRNFIQPIAVRDVLHYLVAAAELPPEVNRTFDIGGPDVLRYGQMMNGYALEAGLKQRPIASLPVFTPWLASQWVNLVTPIPRALAVPIIASLQYDCVVRENDIDDFVPLPEGGLTGYRRSVSLALGKERAGEVETSWQDSSVYGAPSDPLPSDPQWSGHTVFTDLREKHTQASPAELWRVVEGIGGENGWYSFPLAWAARGWADKVVGGVGLRRGRRNATRLGIGEALDWWRVEELDRGRFLRLRAEMRVPGPAWLELTVTPDHEAADPDAPGAVYRQRAVFFPRGLGGRLYWMAILPFHGVIFAGMARRITLTAEKNTAARAAAPTDGQSAPSNRS; encoded by the coding sequence ATGGCTAAGCGAGTGTTGGTGACCGGTGCAAGCGGCTACGTCGGCGGACGGCTGGTGCCGCGCCTGCTCGACGCGGGCTACGACGTGCGCGTGGCGGTGCGTAACCCGCAGAGGCTTCGCGATTATCCGTGGGCCGACCGGGTCGAGATCGTGAAGGCCGACCTCACCGTGGCAGGCGAGGTGACGGCGGCCGTCGAGGGCGTCGACGTGCTCTACTACCTCGTGCACGCCATGGGGGCCGGCGGCGACTTCGAGAAGAGCGAGTCGCTCGCGGCGACCACCGTCGCGACCGCGGCGAAGAACGCCGGAGTGTCGCGGATCGTCTACCTCGGCGGCCTGCACCCCGACGGGCCGCTCAGCCCGCACCTGCGCTCCCGCGCGGAGGTGGGCCGCATCCTCCTCGACTCCGGCGTGCCCACCGCGGCGCTGCAGGCCGGCACGGTGATCGGCTCCGGTTCCGCGTCGTTCGAGATGATCCGCCACCTCACCGAGGTGCTGCCCTACATGCCCGCCCCGAAGTGGGTGCGCAACTTCATCCAGCCGATCGCCGTGCGCGACGTGCTGCACTATCTCGTGGCCGCCGCCGAGCTGCCGCCCGAGGTCAACCGCACCTTCGACATCGGCGGTCCCGACGTTCTGCGCTACGGCCAGATGATGAACGGCTACGCCCTCGAGGCCGGCCTCAAGCAGCGCCCGATCGCGTCTCTGCCCGTCTTCACACCGTGGCTCGCCTCGCAGTGGGTCAATCTCGTCACCCCGATCCCGCGCGCCCTGGCCGTGCCGATCATCGCGTCGCTGCAGTACGACTGTGTCGTGCGTGAGAACGACATCGACGACTTCGTCCCGCTGCCGGAAGGCGGCCTCACCGGCTACCGCCGTTCGGTCAGCCTCGCGCTCGGCAAGGAGCGCGCGGGCGAGGTCGAGACGAGCTGGCAGGACTCGTCGGTGTACGGCGCCCCGAGCGACCCGCTGCCGAGCGACCCGCAGTGGTCGGGGCACACCGTGTTCACCGACCTGCGCGAGAAGCACACGCAGGCCAGCCCGGCCGAGCTGTGGCGCGTCGTCGAGGGAATCGGCGGCGAGAACGGCTGGTACTCGTTCCCGCTGGCCTGGGCGGCCCGCGGCTGGGCAGACAAGGTCGTCGGGGGAGTCGGCCTGCGGCGCGGCCGCCGCAACGCCACCCGGCTCGGAATCGGCGAGGCGCTCGACTGGTGGCGCGTGGAAGAGCTCGACCGGGGCCGCTTCCTGCGCCTGCGCGCCGAGATGCGCGTGCCGGGACCGGCGTGGCTCGAGCTCACCGTGACCCCCGACCATGAGGCAGCGGATCCGGATGCCCCGGGTGCCGTCTACCGGCAGCGGGCGGTCTTCTTCCCCCGCGGTCTCGGTGGCCGCCTCTACTGGATGGCGATACTGCCGTTCCACGGCGTGATCTTCGCGGGCATGGCCAGACGCATCACCCTCACCGCCGAGAAGAACACCGCCGCCCGTGCGGCCGCGCCGACCGACGGTCAGAGCGCACCGAGCAACCGCTCGTAG
- a CDS encoding aspartate ammonia-lyase — MVTTQNSPTRTETDSLGSLEIPAQAYWGIHTARALENFPITRRAIANYPDLIRALARVKQAAARANAQIGVLSKEKADVIDRVCEEIVGGALHREFCVGVIQGGAGTSTNMNTNEVIANRGLEIMGYERGDYARLHPIDDVNRSQSTNDVYPTAIKLAMVFGIQRLLAEHRLLTASFTRKGAEFNEILKVGRTQLQDAVPMTLGQEFRGFAHTLAEDYDRLGETIKWLNEINMGATAIGTGITADSRYADAVREQLIGVTGIPMETAPDLIEATSDAGIFMTVSGTLKRAAVKLSKICNDLRLLSSGPQAGIGEINLPPRQAGSSIMPGKVNPVIPEVVNQVAFSVIGADATVTAAAEAGQLQLNAFEPVIAHSILQSLAWMTKACYTLRVNCIDGITPNIGKLAQQVESSVGVVTALTPFIGYAASANLAHTALTTNASIADLVVAAGLMTKSDVQRVLSPERLSGMVPTTSAITTIDVASLEAQAARTHEPRATETVAPTEP; from the coding sequence ATCGTGACCACCCAAAATTCCCCCACCCGTACGGAAACCGATTCCCTAGGCTCGCTGGAGATCCCCGCGCAGGCCTACTGGGGCATCCACACAGCGAGGGCGCTCGAGAACTTCCCGATCACCAGGCGCGCGATCGCGAACTATCCCGACCTCATCCGCGCCCTTGCCCGGGTGAAGCAGGCGGCGGCGCGCGCCAACGCGCAGATCGGCGTTCTGTCGAAGGAGAAAGCCGACGTGATCGACCGGGTCTGCGAGGAGATCGTCGGGGGAGCGCTGCACCGTGAGTTCTGCGTTGGAGTCATCCAGGGCGGCGCGGGAACCAGCACCAACATGAATACCAACGAGGTGATCGCCAACCGCGGCCTCGAGATCATGGGCTACGAGCGTGGCGACTACGCCCGCCTGCACCCGATCGACGACGTGAACCGCAGCCAGAGCACGAACGACGTCTACCCGACGGCGATCAAGCTCGCGATGGTCTTCGGTATCCAGCGCCTGCTCGCCGAGCACCGCCTGCTCACCGCGTCGTTCACCCGTAAGGGTGCGGAGTTCAACGAGATCCTCAAGGTGGGACGCACGCAGCTGCAGGACGCGGTGCCGATGACGCTGGGCCAGGAGTTCCGCGGCTTCGCCCACACCCTGGCCGAGGACTACGACCGGCTCGGCGAGACCATCAAGTGGCTCAACGAGATCAACATGGGTGCCACGGCGATCGGCACCGGTATCACCGCCGACTCCCGCTACGCCGACGCCGTGCGCGAGCAGCTCATCGGAGTCACGGGAATCCCGATGGAGACCGCCCCCGACCTCATCGAGGCCACGAGCGACGCGGGCATCTTTATGACGGTGAGCGGAACCCTCAAGCGCGCCGCCGTGAAGCTCTCCAAAATCTGCAACGACCTGCGCCTGCTCAGCTCCGGCCCGCAGGCCGGCATCGGCGAGATCAACCTGCCGCCGCGTCAGGCGGGGTCGTCGATCATGCCGGGCAAGGTGAACCCGGTGATCCCCGAGGTCGTCAACCAGGTCGCCTTCAGCGTGATCGGTGCGGATGCCACGGTGACGGCCGCTGCCGAGGCGGGGCAACTGCAGCTCAACGCCTTCGAACCGGTGATCGCCCACTCGATCCTGCAGTCGCTCGCCTGGATGACGAAGGCCTGCTACACGCTGCGAGTGAACTGCATCGACGGCATCACGCCGAACATCGGCAAGCTCGCGCAGCAGGTGGAGTCGTCGGTGGGCGTCGTCACGGCGCTCACGCCGTTCATCGGGTACGCGGCATCCGCGAACCTGGCCCACACCGCGCTGACGACCAATGCCTCGATCGCCGACCTCGTCGTCGCGGCGGGGCTGATGACGAAGTCGGACGTGCAGCGTGTGCTGTCGCCCGAGCGACTCAGCGGAATGGTGCCGACGACCTCGGCGATAACCACGATCGACGTCGCCTCGCTCGAGGCGCAGGCGGCGCGGACCCACGAGCCCCGCGCCACCGAGACGGTCGCCCCGACTGAGCCCTAG
- a CDS encoding DUF2510 domain-containing protein, translated as MAQDDPFGAPAGWYPDPLGLPQLRWWNNHAWTEQTSAARQPIVMQDTKFAWADDELPTRREERERERLREERRRNTPAEPTAATLRELAPPRAFTKVDDFPTPPVDPYGGTGVQSESPLPSFDSLFDGASTTRPFATGTSTSDPLDDPFGIRSGGEPQYETRRSTARAGYPGNARTGAAASGNTPLVSTAPAWIIAMIPLFQLVLSLLLLTALGMGSNATLFIGILTVPYLIVIALAYADFRMLKKQGVERPAHWTWSFLTAPVYLLARARSVIRESGHGTGPVLVWFGLGALHLASVIAIPGLLIAILPAMFTSQLEASVEGDALLISGASMSVSCPATPPVIFGEQTVCTAISSSGNSSEVAVRLERANGWIEWQVLDWGVWDMEK; from the coding sequence GTGGCTCAAGACGATCCGTTCGGCGCGCCTGCTGGCTGGTATCCAGACCCGCTGGGTCTTCCGCAACTGCGTTGGTGGAACAACCATGCGTGGACCGAGCAGACGTCCGCCGCCCGCCAGCCCATCGTTATGCAGGACACGAAGTTCGCCTGGGCCGACGACGAGCTCCCCACCCGCCGCGAAGAACGCGAGCGCGAACGCCTGCGCGAAGAACGCCGCCGGAACACCCCGGCCGAACCGACCGCCGCCACCCTCCGCGAACTCGCACCTCCCCGCGCGTTCACCAAGGTCGACGACTTCCCCACGCCCCCGGTCGACCCCTACGGCGGCACCGGCGTTCAGAGCGAGTCCCCCCTCCCGTCGTTCGACTCGCTGTTCGACGGCGCGTCGACAACCCGCCCCTTCGCCACGGGAACCTCGACGTCGGACCCGCTCGACGACCCCTTCGGAATTCGCAGCGGTGGCGAACCGCAGTACGAGACGCGCCGGTCGACGGCGCGGGCGGGCTACCCCGGCAACGCGCGGACGGGCGCCGCGGCATCCGGCAACACCCCCCTCGTCAGCACCGCTCCCGCCTGGATCATCGCGATGATCCCGCTGTTCCAGCTGGTGCTCAGCCTGCTGCTGCTGACGGCACTCGGCATGGGGAGCAACGCCACCCTCTTCATCGGCATCCTCACGGTGCCCTACCTGATCGTCATCGCGCTCGCCTACGCGGACTTCCGCATGCTGAAGAAGCAGGGCGTCGAACGCCCGGCGCACTGGACCTGGTCGTTCCTCACCGCGCCGGTCTACCTGCTGGCCCGCGCCCGCTCCGTGATCCGCGAGTCGGGGCACGGCACAGGCCCGGTCCTCGTCTGGTTCGGTCTCGGGGCGCTACACCTCGCCTCCGTCATCGCCATCCCCGGCCTGCTCATCGCGATTCTCCCCGCCATGTTCACCTCGCAACTCGAGGCCTCCGTGGAGGGCGACGCCCTTCTCATCAGCGGAGCCTCCATGAGCGTCTCCTGCCCGGCGACTCCCCCCGTGATCTTCGGCGAGCAGACCGTGTGCACCGCGATCAGCTCAAGCGGTAACAGTTCCGAGGTCGCGGTGCGCCTCGAGCGCGCCAACGGCTGGATCGAATGGCAGGTGCTCGACTGGGGCGTCTGGGACATGGAAAAGTAG